Proteins encoded together in one Bradyrhizobium sp. PSBB068 window:
- the flgG gene encoding flagellar basal-body rod protein FlgG: MRALYTAATGMAAQELSVQVISNNIANLRTTGYKKQRAAFQDLIYDHVRRVGAQASDQNTILPMGIDLGGGVKTVGTPRLMTQGTLSPTGNDLDIAIRGEGFFKILMPDGTYTYTRDGSFQMDNQGRIVNAQGNPVQPTITIPQNASGLTINAQGQVSVTLPGQTASTTIGQIGLTRFINKAGLMPIGDNLFTETPASGQPQDGIANTDGYGDMQQSNLEQANVEVVSEISDLIAAQRAYEMNSKVVSAADQMMQSTSNLFR, encoded by the coding sequence ATGCGCGCACTTTATACCGCTGCGACCGGAATGGCGGCACAGGAACTCTCTGTTCAGGTGATCTCCAACAACATCGCGAACCTGCGCACCACCGGCTACAAGAAGCAGCGCGCCGCGTTCCAGGACCTGATCTACGACCACGTGCGCCGGGTCGGCGCGCAGGCCTCCGACCAGAACACCATCCTGCCGATGGGCATCGACCTCGGCGGCGGCGTGAAGACCGTCGGCACGCCGCGCCTGATGACCCAGGGCACGCTGTCGCCGACCGGCAACGATCTCGACATCGCGATCCGCGGCGAAGGCTTCTTCAAGATCCTGATGCCGGACGGCACCTACACCTACACCCGCGACGGCTCGTTCCAGATGGACAACCAGGGCCGCATCGTCAACGCGCAGGGCAATCCGGTGCAGCCGACGATCACGATTCCGCAGAACGCCTCCGGCCTCACCATCAATGCGCAGGGCCAGGTCTCGGTGACGCTGCCGGGCCAGACCGCATCGACCACGATCGGCCAGATCGGCCTGACCCGCTTCATCAACAAAGCCGGGCTGATGCCGATCGGCGACAATCTGTTCACGGAAACACCGGCCTCCGGCCAGCCGCAGGACGGCATCGCCAACACCGACGGCTATGGCGACATGCAGCAGAGCAACCTCGAACAGGCCAACGTCGAGGTGGTCTCGGAAATCTCCGACCTGATCGCAGCGCAGCGCGCCTACGAGATGAACTCGAAGGTGGTCTCCGCGGCCGACCAGATGATGCAGTCGACCTCCAACCTATTTCGCTGA
- a CDS encoding antibiotic biosynthesis monooxygenase, with product MYAAIRQAKAKTGTAEELARRIKEGAIPIISDVEGFMAYYVVYAGDDTVTAISVFNNHAGAEEANRRALAWIDDNLGPLLVGQATAVAGPVIVHTKA from the coding sequence ATGTATGCCGCCATCCGCCAGGCCAAGGCAAAAACCGGCACCGCCGAAGAACTCGCGCGCCGGATCAAGGAAGGCGCGATCCCGATCATCAGCGACGTCGAAGGCTTCATGGCCTATTATGTGGTGTATGCCGGCGACGACACCGTCACCGCGATCAGCGTGTTCAACAATCATGCCGGTGCGGAGGAAGCCAACCGCCGCGCGCTGGCCTGGATCGACGACAATCTCGGTCCCCTGCTGGTCGGGCAGGCCACCGCGGTTGCGGGTCCGGTCATCGTGCATACGAAAGCATAG
- a CDS encoding tetratricopeptide repeat protein, with translation MARTAAAGTWSQGRAWARTARLCLLAAGLALFVCPTALRAEDPPPVPGEATFSAANGYARLVLKLKEDVESEVTTAGSIIVIRFKRPVDIPVEKLSDAVPDYVGAARRDPDGSAIRLSLARRVTVNTMTAGERIFVDFLPDGWTGPPPSLPQDVIRELAERARAAERLLRIQRAADAARKKPPIRVRALVQPTFVRFVFEVPDGVSVSSVLNEQKLTLSFNSVLAFDLADAKVAAPPNVASISSRADTDTSAVDVTLIGDVDVHSFRDEKSYIVDVAFQQNEQQPAAKPSQSSLLPTRGKLKGAAAIAPVTSESFAQQARIEIRPDQSKAEPAKSESAKSESAKPESAKSEPAKPEQKSGPPQSEPAKPEPATTEQPAAMPAKTEQPRSELPDPELPKVVAAPAADVENPPAPREGSAGAAAEQNKAPVSEAPKPAAEPSPPAEARGKSIAKSSVDAQRDSDGLRVTFSFPGATPAALYRRADTVWMVFDTPEAIDVDPIRAKGGALISDVSRIALENGQAVRFRLNRPQMPSLESDDRSRGVSWTLTFADRVQKPPLPLSVVRNISEPSLANVSVPLANPGQLHRLVDPDAGDTLWIVTAPPPTRGIIKRQDFVELSLLESIHGVVVHPNADDVRAEVGADKVMLGRPGGLTLSSADVAAERATAAVKPLFDPDVWSKNQSENFLKQLDGLITAASTASAEQLPQARLDLAEFYMARGMYQEAHGVANLILSESKRGSETPSVVMVHAVASILVGHPAQGLKDLANPAIGNGYDSQLWKGLAFAREGRWAEAREKFKNSEFAVATLPPDLQRIVTIDSMKASLEVKDYAGAARRKSDLDVVGVPDAIKPAVAVLRGRLAEALGQEKDALDAYRFAANSADRQAAAEGRLLETLLKQKRGEIGRDDVLKELELLSMLWRGDNIELKTLYVLSKIYAETARYSDAFAVTRAATRLQPNAPESRQAQDAASALFVQLYLGPKGDEMAPIDALGTFYEYRELTPIGRRGDEMIRRLADRLVGVDLLDQAADLLQYQVDKRLEGAARAQVAARLAMVYLMNRKPDRAIAALRSTRIADLSGELRQQRLLLEARAQSDVGRHDLALDIISNITGREAVRLRSDIYWASRHWREASEQIELYYGDRWRDFTPLNASEKADVIRAVVGYALAEDAIGLSRFREKYAPLMSGDADRLAFDSASKPVATSSAEFAQIARMAASVDTLDGFIREMKTRFPDATARAPLPDPVSTGSVPDMPKAAPVSVLPAIKGERRASAAQ, from the coding sequence ATGGCGCGAACGGCTGCCGCTGGAACATGGTCGCAAGGCCGCGCCTGGGCGCGGACCGCGCGTCTGTGCCTGCTCGCCGCCGGCCTTGCTCTCTTTGTATGTCCGACCGCGCTGCGTGCCGAAGACCCGCCGCCGGTGCCGGGTGAGGCGACGTTCTCGGCCGCGAACGGCTATGCCCGGCTGGTGCTGAAGCTGAAGGAAGATGTCGAGTCGGAGGTCACGACCGCCGGCTCGATCATCGTGATCCGCTTCAAGCGTCCGGTCGATATCCCCGTCGAGAAACTGTCGGATGCTGTGCCCGACTATGTCGGCGCCGCGCGCCGCGATCCGGACGGCTCGGCGATCCGGCTGTCGCTGGCGCGCCGCGTCACCGTCAACACCATGACCGCCGGCGAGCGCATCTTCGTCGACTTCCTGCCCGACGGCTGGACCGGCCCGCCGCCATCGCTGCCGCAGGACGTGATCCGCGAACTGGCGGAGCGCGCCCGTGCCGCCGAGCGTCTGCTGCGCATCCAGCGCGCCGCCGATGCCGCCAGGAAGAAGCCGCCAATCCGGGTTCGCGCGCTGGTGCAGCCCACCTTCGTGCGCTTCGTGTTCGAGGTTCCCGACGGGGTCAGCGTCTCCTCGGTGCTGAACGAGCAGAAACTGACGCTGTCCTTCAACTCGGTCCTGGCGTTCGACCTTGCCGATGCCAAGGTCGCCGCCCCGCCGAACGTCGCCTCGATCAGTTCGCGGGCCGATACGGACACTTCGGCGGTCGACGTGACCCTGATTGGCGATGTCGACGTGCATTCGTTCCGCGACGAGAAGAGCTACATCGTCGATGTCGCGTTCCAGCAGAACGAGCAGCAGCCGGCGGCGAAGCCCTCGCAGAGTTCGTTGTTGCCCACGCGCGGCAAACTGAAGGGCGCCGCGGCCATCGCGCCGGTGACATCGGAGAGCTTCGCGCAGCAGGCCAGGATCGAGATCCGTCCCGATCAATCCAAAGCGGAGCCTGCCAAATCTGAGTCTGCCAAGTCTGAGTCTGCCAAGCCTGAATCTGCCAAGTCCGAGCCAGCCAAGCCTGAGCAGAAGTCCGGGCCGCCGCAATCCGAGCCTGCGAAACCCGAACCGGCTACGACCGAACAACCGGCCGCCATGCCGGCGAAGACCGAACAGCCGAGATCGGAGCTGCCCGATCCGGAACTGCCGAAGGTCGTGGCTGCACCAGCGGCCGACGTCGAGAACCCGCCCGCACCGCGCGAGGGCAGTGCCGGCGCCGCGGCAGAGCAGAACAAGGCACCAGTCAGCGAAGCACCGAAGCCCGCCGCTGAGCCATCGCCGCCGGCCGAGGCCCGTGGCAAGTCCATCGCCAAGTCCTCAGTCGATGCCCAGCGCGACAGCGATGGGCTGCGGGTGACATTCTCATTCCCCGGCGCGACGCCGGCGGCGCTGTACCGCCGTGCCGACACCGTGTGGATGGTGTTCGACACGCCTGAGGCGATCGATGTCGACCCGATCCGTGCCAAGGGCGGCGCGCTGATATCAGATGTCAGCCGGATTGCGCTGGAGAACGGGCAGGCGGTACGCTTCCGCCTCAACCGGCCGCAGATGCCGTCGCTCGAAAGCGACGACCGTTCGCGCGGCGTGAGCTGGACGCTGACCTTTGCCGACCGCGTGCAGAAGCCACCTTTGCCGTTGTCAGTGGTGCGCAACATCTCAGAGCCGTCGCTCGCCAATGTCAGCGTGCCGCTCGCCAATCCCGGCCAGCTCCACAGACTGGTCGATCCCGACGCGGGCGATACGCTCTGGATCGTGACCGCACCGCCGCCGACCCGCGGCATCATCAAGCGGCAGGACTTCGTCGAGCTCTCCCTGCTGGAATCGATCCACGGCGTCGTGGTCCATCCGAACGCCGACGACGTCAGGGCCGAGGTCGGCGCCGACAAGGTGATGCTGGGCCGTCCGGGTGGCCTGACGCTGTCATCGGCCGATGTCGCCGCCGAGCGCGCCACCGCGGCGGTGAAGCCGCTGTTCGATCCGGACGTGTGGAGCAAGAACCAGTCGGAGAATTTCCTCAAGCAGCTCGACGGCCTGATCACTGCAGCTTCGACCGCCAGTGCCGAGCAGCTGCCGCAGGCGCGGCTCGATCTCGCCGAGTTCTACATGGCGCGCGGCATGTACCAGGAAGCCCATGGTGTCGCCAACCTGATCCTGTCCGAGAGCAAGCGCGGCAGCGAGACGCCGTCCGTGGTGATGGTGCACGCGGTCGCCAGCATCCTGGTCGGGCACCCGGCGCAGGGCCTGAAGGATCTCGCCAATCCGGCGATCGGCAACGGTTACGATTCCCAATTGTGGAAGGGGCTGGCCTTTGCCCGCGAAGGCAGATGGGCCGAGGCGCGCGAAAAATTCAAGAATTCCGAGTTCGCGGTCGCGACCTTGCCGCCAGACCTGCAGCGCATCGTCACCATTGATTCGATGAAGGCCTCGCTCGAGGTCAAGGACTATGCCGGCGCCGCGCGGCGCAAGAGCGATCTCGACGTGGTCGGCGTTCCCGACGCGATCAAGCCTGCGGTTGCGGTGCTGCGCGGCCGGCTCGCCGAAGCGCTCGGCCAGGAGAAGGATGCGCTCGACGCCTACCGCTTCGCCGCCAATTCGGCCGACCGTCAGGCAGCCGCCGAAGGCAGGCTGCTCGAGACGCTGCTCAAGCAGAAGCGCGGCGAGATCGGCCGCGACGATGTGCTGAAGGAGCTCGAGCTGTTGTCGATGCTGTGGCGCGGCGACAATATCGAGCTGAAGACGCTCTATGTGCTGTCGAAGATCTATGCCGAGACCGCGCGTTATTCCGACGCCTTCGCGGTGACGCGCGCCGCGACCCGGTTGCAGCCGAACGCGCCGGAATCGCGCCAGGCGCAGGATGCCGCCTCGGCGCTGTTCGTGCAGCTCTATCTCGGCCCGAAGGGCGACGAGATGGCGCCGATCGACGCGCTCGGCACCTTCTACGAATATCGCGAATTGACGCCGATCGGTCGCCGCGGCGACGAGATGATCCGCCGTCTTGCCGATCGTCTCGTCGGCGTCGACCTGCTCGACCAGGCCGCCGACCTCTTGCAATACCAGGTCGACAAGCGGCTCGAAGGCGCCGCACGCGCCCAGGTCGCCGCGCGGCTTGCGATGGTCTACCTGATGAACCGCAAGCCCGACCGCGCCATTGCCGCGCTGCGTTCGACGCGGATCGCGGATCTCTCCGGCGAACTGCGCCAGCAGCGGCTGCTGCTCGAAGCGCGCGCGCAGAGCGACGTCGGCCGGCACGACCTCGCGCTCGACATCATCTCGAACATCACCGGCCGCGAGGCGGTCCGGCTGCGTTCGGACATCTATTGGGCGTCGCGGCACTGGCGCGAGGCGTCCGAGCAGATCGAACTCTACTACGGCGACCGCTGGCGCGACTTCACGCCGCTCAACGCGAGCGAGAAGGCCGACGTCATCCGCGCCGTGGTCGGCTACGCGCTCGCAGAGGATGCCATCGGACTATCCCGATTCCGCGAAAAATACGCGCCGCTGATGTCCGGCGATGCCGACAGGCTGGCGTTCGATTCGGCCAGCAAGCCGGTCGCGACCTCGAGCGCCGAATTCGCCCAGATCGCGCGGATGGCCGCCAGCGTCGACACGCTCGACGGCTTCATCCGCGAGATGAAGACCCGCTTCCCCGATGCCACCGCCCGCGCGCCGCTGCCCGATCCGGTGTCGACCGGATCGGTGCCCGACATGCCGAAGGCGGCGCCGGTGAGCGTGCTGCCGGCGATCAAGGGCGAGCGCCGCGCCAGCGCCGCCCAGTAG
- the flgA gene encoding flagellar basal body P-ring formation protein FlgA: MMSMIARSLLIAAALLAASMTSAAAQSRSETIAVPTLRASITVADDIVRVGDLIDNAGSAGSIAIYRAPDLGTTGTLPVAQVLNVLRSHQVIGVDTRELKEITVTRLARTIDSKEIEQQLSRALEGRHGLGRAGNIALTFDRDPGDIRLESTNTGAMQPIAVRYDPRSTRFDVTFEISNDAGTAPYKLRLTGTAIETIEAAVLTRNVERGDVLKASDVVVERRPKAEIGSDAAARDSAVGMQVRRQLRAGQALRVADMAKPDLVTRDQNVILIYRTAGIYLTIRGKAMDGGAEGDVVSVMNLQSKRAVSGVVTGRGEVSISVATPRPAPVADATSSDSAPVKLSSVAPNAE, from the coding sequence ATGATGTCGATGATCGCCCGCTCACTCCTGATTGCAGCAGCGCTGCTCGCGGCCTCGATGACTTCGGCCGCCGCGCAAAGCCGCAGCGAGACCATCGCGGTGCCGACGCTGCGCGCCAGCATTACGGTCGCGGACGACATCGTGCGGGTCGGCGACCTGATCGACAATGCCGGCAGCGCCGGCAGCATCGCGATCTACCGCGCGCCGGACCTCGGCACCACGGGCACGCTGCCGGTCGCACAGGTGCTGAACGTACTGCGCTCACACCAGGTGATCGGCGTCGACACCCGCGAGCTGAAGGAGATCACCGTCACGCGGCTTGCGCGCACCATCGACAGCAAGGAGATCGAGCAGCAGCTGTCGCGCGCGCTCGAGGGCCGCCACGGGCTCGGCCGGGCCGGCAACATCGCGCTGACCTTCGACCGCGATCCCGGCGATATCAGGCTGGAGTCGACCAATACCGGCGCGATGCAGCCGATCGCTGTGCGCTACGACCCGCGCTCGACGCGCTTCGACGTCACCTTCGAGATCAGCAACGACGCCGGCACGGCGCCGTACAAGCTGCGCCTCACCGGCACCGCGATCGAAACCATCGAGGCCGCCGTGCTGACGCGGAATGTCGAGCGCGGCGACGTGCTGAAGGCCTCCGACGTGGTGGTCGAACGCCGTCCGAAGGCCGAAATCGGCAGCGACGCGGCAGCACGCGACAGCGCCGTCGGCATGCAGGTGCGCCGCCAGCTCCGCGCCGGCCAGGCGCTGCGCGTCGCCGACATGGCAAAGCCCGATCTCGTCACCCGCGACCAGAACGTCATCCTGATCTACCGCACCGCCGGCATCTATCTCACCATCCGCGGCAAGGCGATGGATGGCGGCGCCGAAGGCGACGTCGTCAGCGTGATGAATTTGCAATCCAAGCGCGCCGTCTCCGGCGTCGTCACCGGCCGCGGCGAGGTCTCGATTTCGGTCGCGACCCCGCGCCCGGCGCCGGTTGCCGACGCCACCTCGTCAGATTCCGCTCCCGTCAAGCTGAGTTCAGTCGCACCAAACGCCGAGTAA
- the fliM gene encoding flagellar motor switch protein FliM has translation MAGNDQMDQDAIAAQWEASLDSEDPAAAAAEAAKNELTENMALQWAAMVEDGSRDFGSKTTNGERVLSQEEIDNLLGFTVGDVSLDDHSGIRAIIDSAMVSYERLPMLEIVFDRLVRLMTTSLRNFTSDNVEVSLDRITSVRFGDYMNSIPLPAVLSVFKAEEWENFGLATVDSSLIYSMIDVLLGGRRGQTQLRIEGRPYTTIETNLVKRLVEVVLSDAEQAFRPLSPVTFSIDRLETNPRFAAISRPANAAILVRLRIDMEDRGGNVELLLPYATIEPIRNVLLQMFMGEKFGRDPIWEGHFATEVAQAEIAVDAVLYEADIPLKELMKLKVGDTLPLDIRSDALVSVRCGNVTLTEGRMGRVGDRVAIRVTKNLRKPQTTFAMFEKADERTKMMEAP, from the coding sequence ATGGCCGGCAACGACCAGATGGACCAGGACGCCATTGCGGCCCAATGGGAAGCCTCGCTCGATTCCGAGGATCCCGCGGCGGCCGCGGCGGAAGCTGCCAAGAATGAGCTCACCGAGAACATGGCGCTGCAATGGGCCGCCATGGTCGAGGACGGCAGCCGCGACTTCGGCAGCAAGACCACCAATGGCGAACGCGTGCTGTCGCAGGAGGAGATCGACAATCTCCTCGGCTTCACGGTCGGCGACGTCAGCCTCGACGATCATTCCGGCATTCGCGCCATCATCGATTCGGCGATGGTGTCCTACGAGCGTCTGCCGATGCTCGAAATCGTGTTCGACCGCCTGGTCCGGTTGATGACGACATCGTTGCGCAACTTCACCTCGGACAACGTCGAAGTCTCGCTCGACCGCATCACCTCGGTGCGGTTCGGCGACTACATGAACTCGATCCCGCTGCCGGCGGTGCTCTCGGTGTTCAAGGCGGAGGAGTGGGAGAATTTCGGTCTCGCCACCGTCGATTCCAGCCTGATCTATTCGATGATCGACGTGCTGCTCGGCGGCCGCCGCGGCCAGACCCAGCTGCGCATCGAGGGCCGACCCTACACCACGATCGAGACCAATCTGGTCAAGCGCCTGGTCGAGGTGGTGCTGTCGGACGCCGAGCAGGCGTTCCGGCCGCTGTCGCCGGTGACCTTCTCGATCGACCGGCTCGAGACCAATCCGCGCTTTGCCGCGATCAGCCGCCCGGCCAACGCCGCGATCCTGGTCCGCCTGCGCATCGACATGGAAGATCGCGGCGGCAACGTCGAGTTGCTGCTGCCCTACGCCACCATCGAGCCGATCCGCAACGTGCTGTTGCAGATGTTCATGGGCGAAAAGTTCGGTCGCGATCCGATCTGGGAAGGTCATTTCGCGACCGAGGTGGCGCAGGCCGAGATTGCGGTCGATGCGGTGCTGTACGAAGCGGACATCCCGCTGAAGGAGCTGATGAAGCTCAAGGTCGGCGACACGCTGCCGCTCGACATCCGCTCCGATGCGCTCGTCTCGGTCCGCTGCGGCAACGTCACGCTGACGGAAGGCCGCATGGGCCGTGTCGGCGACCGGGTCGCGATCCGCGTCACCAAGAATTTGCGTAAACCCCAAACCACCTTCGCGATGTTCGAGAAGGCGGACGAGCGGACCAAGATGATGGAGGCACCATGA
- a CDS encoding flagellar protein FlbB: MKLLRDIRVMPVVLVAIFGLMVLKVAGLVLDGGYVFAEEAPARPAGPSWAQQNFNFPGAGKAVADSKLKADPGDITGSVENKDAKKDEAPKPAAPAAEPSKPDGVVVNLDAPPPVSASERAILERLQSRRQELETRAREVEIRESLLKAAEKRIEAKVEEAKANDAKANADAAAKAEAEAARFKGIVTMYENMKPKDAAKVFDRLEMNVLYQIASQIQPRKMSDILGLMQPEAAERLTVELARRAGGDKSASTDDLPKIEGKMLAPKTN, encoded by the coding sequence ATGAAGTTGCTTCGTGACATCAGAGTGATGCCCGTGGTGCTGGTCGCGATCTTCGGCCTGATGGTGCTGAAGGTCGCGGGCCTCGTGCTCGATGGCGGTTACGTGTTTGCCGAGGAGGCGCCGGCCCGCCCGGCCGGCCCGTCCTGGGCGCAACAGAACTTCAACTTCCCCGGTGCCGGCAAGGCAGTGGCCGACAGCAAGCTCAAGGCCGATCCCGGCGACATCACGGGGTCGGTCGAGAACAAGGACGCCAAGAAGGACGAGGCGCCGAAGCCGGCCGCACCGGCCGCGGAGCCGTCCAAGCCCGACGGCGTCGTGGTCAACCTGGATGCGCCGCCGCCGGTGTCGGCATCCGAACGTGCGATCCTGGAACGGCTGCAGTCGCGTCGCCAGGAGCTCGAGACGCGTGCTCGCGAGGTCGAGATCCGCGAGAGCCTGCTGAAAGCCGCAGAGAAGCGAATCGAGGCCAAGGTCGAGGAAGCCAAGGCCAACGATGCCAAGGCGAACGCCGACGCCGCAGCCAAGGCGGAAGCTGAGGCCGCGCGCTTCAAGGGCATCGTCACCATGTACGAGAACATGAAGCCGAAGGACGCCGCCAAGGTGTTCGACCGGCTGGAGATGAACGTGCTCTACCAGATCGCCTCGCAGATCCAGCCGCGCAAGATGTCCGACATTCTGGGCCTGATGCAGCCCGAAGCCGCCGAGCGGCTCACGGTCGAACTCGCCCGCCGCGCCGGCGGCGACAAGTCGGCTTCAACCGACGATCTTCCCAAGATCGAAGGCAAGATGCTCGCGCCGAAGACGAATTGA
- the flgF gene encoding flagellar basal-body rod protein FlgF: protein MQNTLLVGLSKQMVLERQMDVVSNNIANMNTNGYKADRSLFQEYLSSNAHEDNFASADRRVSFVQDRATFHDFSQGPTEETKNPLDVAIDGNAFLVVQTPGGERYTREGNLAINNRGQLVTASGYQVLGTAGPITFQQTDHDVSIAADGNITVLEGTSRLDSIRGKLRLVSFAQAQRLLKEGGNLYAPGEGAVAQPATKAQVRQGFIEKSNVNSVVEMSRMIEITRTYTQIASLLQQQSDLHKSAIEKLADVPN from the coding sequence ATGCAGAATACGCTTCTGGTCGGCCTATCGAAGCAGATGGTGCTGGAACGGCAGATGGATGTCGTTTCCAACAACATCGCGAACATGAACACCAACGGCTACAAGGCCGATCGGTCGCTGTTCCAGGAATATCTGTCCTCGAACGCGCACGAGGACAATTTCGCGTCCGCCGACCGCCGCGTCTCGTTCGTGCAGGACCGCGCGACCTTCCACGACTTCTCGCAGGGCCCGACCGAGGAGACCAAGAACCCGCTCGACGTCGCGATCGACGGCAATGCCTTCCTGGTGGTGCAGACGCCGGGCGGCGAGCGCTACACCCGCGAGGGCAATCTGGCGATCAACAACCGCGGCCAGCTGGTCACCGCCTCGGGCTATCAGGTGCTGGGCACCGCCGGCCCGATCACCTTCCAGCAGACCGACCACGACGTCTCGATCGCCGCCGACGGCAACATCACCGTGCTCGAGGGCACCTCCCGCCTCGACTCGATCCGCGGCAAGCTGCGCCTGGTCTCGTTCGCGCAGGCCCAGCGCCTGCTCAAGGAAGGCGGCAATCTCTACGCACCCGGCGAAGGCGCGGTGGCGCAGCCGGCCACCAAGGCCCAGGTTCGCCAGGGCTTCATCGAGAAGTCGAACGTCAATTCCGTCGTCGAGATGAGCCGCATGATCGAGATCACGCGGACCTACACCCAAATCGCCTCGCTGCTGCAGCAGCAGAGCGACCTGCACAAATCGGCGATCGAGAAGCTCGCCGACGTGCCGAACTGA
- the fliL gene encoding flagellar basal body-associated protein FliL, producing MADEEKTEGGEGAAAPKKGKLKLIIAVVGFLVVLGAGAGGWFVFMRGHGEEQHAEAPPPKPPSFVDVPDMLVNLVGAPGERVQYLKLKLVLEVKEEKQVEAIKPALPRVTDLFQTYMRELRPSDLNGSAGLFRLKEELTKRVNLALAPNQVNAVLFKEVVIQ from the coding sequence ATGGCGGACGAGGAAAAGACGGAAGGCGGCGAAGGCGCGGCCGCTCCGAAGAAGGGCAAGCTCAAGCTGATCATTGCCGTCGTCGGCTTCCTCGTCGTGCTCGGCGCGGGCGCAGGCGGATGGTTTGTCTTCATGCGCGGCCACGGCGAGGAGCAGCACGCCGAGGCGCCGCCGCCGAAACCGCCGAGCTTCGTCGACGTGCCGGACATGCTGGTCAATCTGGTCGGCGCGCCCGGCGAGCGTGTGCAATATCTCAAGCTCAAGCTCGTGCTCGAGGTCAAGGAAGAGAAGCAGGTCGAGGCGATCAAGCCGGCGCTGCCGCGCGTCACCGACCTGTTCCAGACCTATATGCGCGAGCTGCGCCCGAGCGACCTCAACGGCTCGGCCGGCCTGTTCCGCCTCAAGGAGGAGCTGACCAAGCGCGTCAACCTCGCGCTGGCGCCCAACCAGGTCAACGCGGTGCTGTTCAAGGAAGTCGTGATCCAGTGA
- a CDS encoding flagellar basal body L-ring protein FlgH, with protein sequence MSQYRINRLILTGALIALGTIASGCSSIDRLSQIGEQPKLTSIDNPTTQPGYKPVQMPMPKPEVASYSPNSLWRSGSRAFFKDQRAARVGDILTVTVNFTDKAAIANETQRSRTNKEDSGVSNFLGSQTITQANKILPGRILTADSAASSDGKGSVNRQEALQTNVAAVVTQVLPNGNLVVEGKQEIRVNYEIRELIVAGIVRPEDIQSDNTIDSSKIAQARIAYGGRGQITDVQQPRYGQQVLDVLLPF encoded by the coding sequence ATGTCCCAGTACCGTATCAACCGCCTCATCCTGACCGGTGCGCTGATCGCACTCGGAACGATCGCCAGCGGCTGCTCCTCGATCGACCGTCTCTCCCAGATCGGCGAACAGCCGAAGCTGACGTCGATCGACAATCCGACGACGCAGCCCGGCTACAAGCCGGTGCAGATGCCGATGCCGAAGCCCGAGGTCGCCTCCTACAGCCCGAACTCGCTGTGGCGCAGCGGCTCTCGCGCCTTCTTCAAGGACCAGCGCGCCGCGCGCGTCGGCGACATCCTGACCGTCACGGTGAACTTCACCGACAAGGCCGCGATCGCCAACGAGACCCAGCGCAGCCGCACCAACAAGGAAGACTCCGGCGTCTCCAACTTCCTGGGATCGCAGACCATCACGCAAGCGAACAAGATCCTGCCCGGCCGCATCCTGACTGCCGACTCGGCGGCCTCGAGCGACGGCAAGGGTTCGGTGAACCGGCAGGAAGCGCTGCAGACCAACGTCGCCGCGGTCGTCACCCAAGTGCTACCCAACGGCAATCTCGTGGTCGAGGGCAAGCAGGAGATCCGCGTCAACTACGAGATCCGCGAGTTGATCGTGGCCGGCATCGTGCGTCCGGAGGACATCCAGAGCGACAACACCATCGACTCCTCGAAGATCGCCCAGGCCCGCATCGCCTATGGCGGCCGCGGCCAGATCACCGACGTGCAGCAGCCGCGCTACGGCCAGCAGGTTCTCGACGTGCTCTTGCCCTTCTAG
- a CDS encoding chemotaxis protein, with the protein MSHVLGLAIESLVAVLLMLTIGYCWLLNKRLQRLKADEHSLKATIAELITATEIAERAIGGLKHAVRDVNENLGNQLDAATQMSALLKTQLAEGDGVVRRLSKIALAARPSEPARAPAQAAAPAAPAAPAPRVSAARAVAAAAEAFTERRRAGGLAA; encoded by the coding sequence ATGAGTCATGTGCTTGGACTAGCAATTGAGAGTCTGGTGGCCGTGCTGCTGATGCTGACCATCGGCTATTGCTGGCTGCTCAACAAGCGCCTGCAGCGGCTGAAGGCCGACGAGCATTCGCTGAAGGCGACGATTGCCGAATTGATCACCGCGACCGAGATCGCCGAGCGGGCGATCGGCGGGTTGAAGCACGCGGTGCGCGACGTCAACGAGAACCTCGGCAACCAGCTCGACGCGGCGACGCAGATGTCGGCGCTGCTGAAGACCCAGCTCGCCGAGGGTGACGGCGTGGTCCGCCGCCTGTCCAAGATCGCGCTGGCCGCGCGACCGTCAGAGCCCGCGCGTGCGCCGGCGCAGGCGGCTGCGCCTGCAGCGCCAGCGGCGCCGGCGCCCAGGGTTTCCGCCGCGCGCGCGGTTGCTGCGGCGGCCGAAGCGTTCACCGAGCGCAGGAGGGCCGGCGGCCTCGCTGCATGA